From a region of the Pseudanabaena sp. ABRG5-3 genome:
- a CDS encoding AAA family ATPase, with protein sequence MRLANRTREVEFFKKMLRGEIAQRILLIQAASGMGKTSLLTEFASLCPVHAEAAILVKIDLKSAQTGIAYIFSKLQSRLGEDNFTRFDGELSSVLSAGVEVSGNHIEGTGNKIQLVLNAESDDIRNLRLSKLQRAFFQDLQAIKKPIVIILDSFNDAPTTLAVWIGGGFLAEIADAKNIRVVIAGQSVPELKIEWADIAAMHSLYKIDDADAWYSFSKEQKWGFGKESIELFVRYLNGQPSQILQALESLARGRENE encoded by the coding sequence ATGAGGCTGGCGAATCGGACTAGGGAGGTTGAGTTTTTTAAGAAAATGTTGCGGGGTGAGATAGCCCAGCGCATTTTGTTGATTCAGGCGGCTTCGGGTATGGGCAAAACAAGTCTGTTGACAGAGTTTGCGTCTCTTTGTCCTGTTCATGCTGAGGCGGCGATATTGGTAAAAATCGATCTCAAATCGGCTCAAACAGGTATTGCTTATATTTTTTCTAAGTTACAGAGTCGTTTGGGTGAAGATAATTTCACAAGGTTTGATGGGGAACTAAGTAGCGTTCTTAGTGCTGGTGTTGAGGTTTCAGGTAATCATATTGAAGGGACAGGCAATAAAATTCAGTTGGTTTTGAATGCTGAGAGTGACGATATTCGTAATTTGCGGTTAAGCAAGTTGCAAAGAGCCTTTTTTCAAGATTTGCAAGCTATTAAGAAGCCGATTGTGATTATCTTAGATTCATTTAATGATGCTCCTACCACATTAGCAGTTTGGATTGGGGGTGGCTTTTTGGCAGAGATTGCGGATGCAAAAAATATTCGGGTGGTGATAGCGGGGCAGTCCGTTCCAGAGCTAAAAATTGAATGGGCAGATATAGCTGCTATGCATTCTTTATATAAAATTGATGATGCTGATGCTTGGTACTCTTTTTCTAAAGAACAGAAATGGGGTTTTGGGAAAGAATCAATTGAGTTATTTGTACGGTATCTTAATGGGCAACCATCGCAGATTTTACAAGCGTTAGAAAGTCTAGCAAGAGGTAGAGAGAATGAATAG